From Bordetella flabilis, the proteins below share one genomic window:
- a CDS encoding glycosyltransferase, with protein sequence MRRIAIVSEHASPLALAGSVDSGGQNIYVAQVARQFARMGHQVDVFTRADSPFLPTEMNWQDNVRVIHVPAGPARQIPKEELLPYMGAFGDFLERYFSSQSRPYDIVHANFFMSALAALPAARACGIPFAVTFHALGRVRRKFQKEADLFPECRFDIEDDIIAQADRIIAECPQDRDDMKELYNADPSRISIVPCGYDPVEMRPMDRARARAELGWNDDTFTVLQLGRMVPRKGVDNVIRALSRMRTMHGIDARLCVVGGNSREPSEKATPELARLRAIAREEGVFDHVEFTGRRDRLQLRAYYCASDVFVTTPWYEPFGITPVEAMACARPVIGADTGGIRYSVRHGETGWLVPPKDPDALAERLALLAQDNLLRRRMGEAGMRRAREHFTWERVAGELLNVFDEIMAPANVPATANRASATAARAIA encoded by the coding sequence ATGCGAAGAATCGCAATCGTCAGTGAGCATGCGTCGCCGTTGGCGCTGGCCGGCAGCGTGGACAGCGGCGGACAGAACATCTATGTCGCGCAGGTAGCCCGGCAGTTCGCCAGGATGGGCCATCAGGTCGACGTGTTCACCCGCGCCGACAGTCCCTTCCTGCCCACCGAGATGAACTGGCAGGACAACGTCCGCGTGATCCATGTGCCGGCGGGGCCTGCGCGCCAGATCCCAAAGGAAGAGCTTCTGCCCTACATGGGCGCGTTCGGCGACTTCCTCGAACGGTATTTCTCCAGCCAGTCCCGTCCCTACGACATCGTCCACGCGAACTTCTTCATGTCGGCCCTCGCGGCGCTGCCGGCGGCGCGCGCCTGCGGCATCCCCTTCGCCGTGACCTTCCATGCCCTCGGGCGCGTGCGCCGCAAATTCCAGAAGGAAGCCGACCTGTTTCCCGAATGCCGCTTCGATATCGAGGACGACATCATCGCGCAGGCCGACCGCATCATCGCCGAATGTCCGCAGGACCGCGACGACATGAAGGAGCTCTACAACGCGGACCCCAGCCGCATCTCGATCGTGCCGTGCGGGTACGACCCGGTCGAGATGCGTCCCATGGATCGCGCCCGCGCGCGGGCCGAGCTGGGTTGGAACGACGATACGTTCACGGTGTTGCAGTTGGGCCGCATGGTGCCGCGCAAGGGCGTGGACAACGTCATCCGCGCGCTGAGCCGCATGCGCACGATGCATGGCATCGATGCGCGGCTTTGCGTAGTGGGGGGCAACAGCCGCGAACCTTCGGAGAAGGCGACGCCCGAACTCGCGCGGCTGCGCGCGATCGCGCGCGAAGAGGGCGTGTTCGATCACGTCGAATTCACCGGCCGGCGCGACCGCCTGCAATTGCGCGCCTACTACTGCGCGAGCGATGTCTTCGTGACGACGCCCTGGTACGAGCCGTTCGGCATCACGCCGGTGGAAGCCATGGCCTGCGCGCGCCCCGTCATCGGCGCGGACACCGGCGGCATCCGCTATTCCGTCCGCCACGGCGAGACAGGCTGGCTGGTGCCGCCCAAGGACCCCGATGCCCTGGCCGAACGGCTTGCCCTGCTCGCCCAGGACAACCTGCTGCGCAGGCGCATGGGCGAGGCCGGCATGCGCCGCGCCCGCGAGCACTTCACCTGGGAGCGCGTCGCGGGCGAGCTGCTGAACGTGTTTGACGAAATCATGGCGCCGGCGAACGTGCCGGCGACCGCCAACCGTGCGTCGGCGACCGCTGCGCGCGCCATAGCTTAA